The Salvelinus namaycush isolate Seneca chromosome 28, SaNama_1.0, whole genome shotgun sequence genome contains a region encoding:
- the LOC120023731 gene encoding protein transport protein Sec16A-like — protein MMSITKPEHSDANPQFQTGSRPVAEPETPAVHNNSGGWLSWVFGSGRANKKEVHLPEDKDRSIVWDPTLHRWVNKTEPKAENKCVPPPPPMGTYGYQGNTGSVPKGVNPYSMKAAGLWGSRYPTMNYNDRTNSKPPSHGPGLLPRQLSGLLPPSHFDLMAPMVVPPDTLPY, from the exons ATGATGTCCATCACCAAGCCGGAACACTCCGATGCCAACCCTCAGTTCCAGACTGGCAGCCGGCCGGTGGCTGAGCCCGAGACCCCTGCTGTTCACAATAACAGTGGAGGCTGGCTCAGCTGGGTCTTTGGGAGTGGAAGAGCTAATAAGAAGGAGGTTCATCTACCTGAGGACAAAGACAGATCT ATTGTCTGGGATCCAACTCTGCACAGATGGGTTAACAAAACTGAGCCCAAGGCTGAG AACAAGTgtgtaccaccacctccaccgatGGGGACATATGGATATCAGGGGAACACTGGCAGTGTCCCCAAAGGAGTGAATCCTTACTCTATGAAAGCAG caggtctatggggcAGCAGATACCCTACAATGAATTACAATGATAGGACCAACTCAAAGCCTCCAAGCCATGGGCCTGGACTGCTTCCTAGACAGCTCTCTGGCTTGCTCCCTCCTTCACACTTTGACCTCATGGCACCAATGGTTGTGCCACCTGACACTCTACCCTACTGA